Genomic DNA from Macadamia integrifolia cultivar HAES 741 chromosome 6, SCU_Mint_v3, whole genome shotgun sequence:
TATCTATCTGGTGCCATCGTTGGAGCGGCGAAAGGTTCTATTGAAGGGATTAAAGCTGCTGAGCCTGGGGATACCATGAAGTTAAGGATCAATAGAGTTTTGAATTCTGGTGGCCAGACTGGAAGAAGGTATGGGAATTCTTTGGGTGTTGTGGGTTTGATCTTTGCTGGGTTGGAGAGCGGGTTTATACATATTAGGGACACAGATGACGTGTTGAACAGTGTTTTGGCTGGGTTGGGGACTGGAGCTCTGTATAAGGCGGCTTCTGGGCCACGATCTGCTGCTGTTGCTGGGGCACTAGGAGGTATGGTAGCTGGTTTTGCCGTTG
This window encodes:
- the LOC122081073 gene encoding mitochondrial import inner membrane translocase subunit TIM23-1-like, with amino-acid sequence MASHTGDSERKTRLYHPYQDLHVPIQNLYNLPTSPEFLFDEEAAVQRRSWGENLQYYTGSGYLSGAIVGAAKGSIEGIKAAEPGDTMKLRINRVLNSGGQTGRRYGNSLGVVGLIFAGLESGFIHIRDTDDVLNSVLAGLGTGALYKAASGPRSAAVAGALGGMVAGFAVAGKQAFKRYVPI